Proteins co-encoded in one Nonlabens agnitus genomic window:
- a CDS encoding YbbR-like domain-containing protein: protein MSRSNYRTFFLFIAFTIAAAVLWFLFRYNNTYEEYVEVAIEWNNVPVDVELSDSARNVKVPIKIKSSGFRLLWLHYEDMMVPLDFKAMVKTNKGNLVFNPELARTAIDRALGDGVDILEVEANPITMAYQQFASKELPLEKDFKINFEGSYKEYGASSFDVEQVKITGNDELIKELKVLKVKIDDFTVGDSLVSKTIILNALYPDLKIDPAEVTYTVRAAEMTEGSFKIPVTVNNRPVDGTVKVIPDMVTVIFISKLVDYDSIDKTDFKVTVDIDDLQNDEATVVPVLTYDNEKINTARVQPQFVQILVIQ from the coding sequence ATGTCTAGATCAAATTACCGTACGTTTTTCCTCTTCATAGCATTTACCATCGCTGCTGCAGTGTTATGGTTTTTGTTTAGATACAACAATACCTATGAAGAATACGTAGAAGTTGCCATCGAGTGGAATAACGTACCTGTGGATGTAGAGCTGTCAGACTCTGCCAGAAACGTGAAAGTTCCCATCAAGATTAAATCCAGTGGCTTTAGATTGTTGTGGCTGCACTATGAAGATATGATGGTACCGCTTGATTTTAAAGCCATGGTCAAAACCAATAAAGGCAACCTAGTTTTCAATCCAGAACTTGCACGTACAGCAATAGATAGAGCACTGGGTGATGGTGTTGATATTCTGGAAGTTGAGGCAAACCCAATTACCATGGCTTATCAGCAATTTGCATCCAAAGAACTTCCTCTTGAAAAAGATTTCAAGATTAATTTTGAAGGAAGCTATAAGGAATATGGCGCCAGTAGTTTTGATGTAGAGCAGGTCAAAATCACGGGAAATGATGAGTTGATTAAAGAATTGAAGGTGCTTAAGGTCAAGATTGACGACTTCACCGTTGGTGATAGTTTGGTTTCCAAAACTATTATTCTCAACGCATTGTATCCTGATTTAAAAATCGATCCTGCTGAAGTTACTTATACGGTTAGAGCTGCAGAGATGACAGAAGGAAGTTTCAAGATACCTGTAACGGTCAATAACAGGCCAGTAGACGGCACGGTTAAAGTGATTCCAGACATGGTTACAGTAATATTCATAAGCAAGCTAGTGGATTACGATAGTATTGATAAGACCGATTTTAAGGTTACCGTTGATATTGATGATTTGCAAAATGATGAAGCTACTGTAGTGCCGGTACTGACTTACGACAATGAAAAAATAAATACGGCTCGAGTCCAGCCACAATTTGTTCAAATTCTGGTGATTCAATGA
- the coaE gene encoding dephospho-CoA kinase (Dephospho-CoA kinase (CoaE) performs the final step in coenzyme A biosynthesis.) — protein sequence MKIVGLTGGIGSGKSTVARSFQKLGVPVYIADDASKRILSQHPKAIVQVTSLLGEAAYSKDQDNQYVANKKWIASQVFSDKTLLEQLNNILHPLVRQDFQEWLSKQNTEYIVYEAAILFESGGDALCDEVIVVWSKEEDRIARVMKRDGSTLGDVRQRLQNQWSDQQRLEKADFIVINEEIQLIDQFVKNIQDIMLK from the coding sequence ATGAAAATCGTCGGGCTCACAGGTGGCATAGGAAGCGGTAAAAGCACGGTTGCCCGATCTTTTCAAAAGTTGGGTGTGCCTGTCTATATTGCAGACGATGCTTCCAAGCGAATCCTCTCGCAGCATCCTAAAGCTATTGTACAAGTAACCTCGTTATTAGGAGAAGCGGCCTATTCGAAGGACCAAGACAATCAATACGTTGCCAACAAAAAATGGATTGCATCGCAGGTATTTAGTGACAAAACGCTTCTGGAGCAATTGAATAATATTTTACATCCTTTGGTGCGTCAGGATTTTCAGGAATGGCTATCAAAACAAAATACGGAATATATTGTGTACGAAGCAGCCATACTTTTTGAAAGTGGTGGTGACGCGCTTTGTGATGAGGTAATCGTGGTATGGTCCAAGGAAGAGGATCGCATCGCTAGAGTCATGAAAAGAGATGGCAGTACTCTAGGAGATGTAAGGCAACGGCTACAAAATCAATGGAGTGATCAACAACGTTTAGAGAAGGCTGATTTTATAGTAATAAATGAAGAAATTCAACTAATTGATCAATTTGTAAAAAATATACAAGATATTATGTTAAAATAA
- a CDS encoding sensor histidine kinase — translation MSLSLIGIIVVQIYWITNSIQYNDEQFSFAVKQTMVAVATDLENREIANYQMAKQALKDTLGGDVNDAQLRQIMLAQQNRNLLENSRLNNNPLNDDYKLDPQLTDIDLDSITFKRLFDTKHGDIEPNKGSTTLQDNFLNYPEFDNYARKVTAARASEYYSILPIPQRVSAEEIAELISKELNKSPIDAKFEFAIYQDGFATRVQSDNFEYLPEGTWVYPIFRTSNESVEPYYLYLSLPGRKKFILSSIMGMALLSLIFTTVIVVAYSSAVSQIFKQRQISQIKTDFINNMTHEFKTPIATINLALDSLKHPKIAADPEKVKNYLRMIREENKRMHGQVENVLQISKLDKNNLNIEKERIDMNHLIDEGISHVQLLLEEKNGTIKTHLGALRTVVLGNESHMTNVLVNILENAIKYTEEAPVIDVYTENVKNKIVIKIRDQGIGMAKSAQRKVFQKFFREHTGDIHNVKGHGLGLAYSKRILEDHNGDIFVQSVKGKGSTFSIHLPLIV, via the coding sequence ATGAGTCTGTCCTTAATAGGGATTATAGTCGTTCAAATTTATTGGATCACCAACAGTATCCAGTATAATGATGAACAATTTTCATTTGCGGTAAAGCAAACCATGGTAGCCGTAGCTACTGATCTGGAAAACCGTGAAATAGCCAATTATCAGATGGCTAAGCAAGCATTGAAAGACACTTTAGGTGGTGATGTTAACGATGCCCAACTTCGGCAGATAATGCTGGCACAACAAAACAGAAATCTTCTTGAAAACTCTAGATTAAACAATAATCCGCTCAACGATGATTATAAGTTAGATCCTCAATTAACCGACATCGATCTTGATAGTATTACTTTCAAAAGATTGTTTGACACTAAACATGGAGATATTGAGCCCAATAAAGGATCAACTACTTTGCAGGATAATTTTTTAAATTATCCTGAATTTGATAATTATGCTCGTAAGGTTACAGCAGCAAGAGCGAGTGAATATTACAGTATACTTCCTATACCGCAACGGGTCTCTGCGGAAGAGATTGCTGAATTGATATCGAAAGAATTAAATAAAAGTCCTATAGATGCTAAATTCGAGTTTGCTATTTATCAGGACGGATTTGCGACGAGAGTACAGTCCGACAATTTCGAATACTTGCCTGAAGGAACTTGGGTTTATCCCATTTTCAGGACTTCTAATGAGTCCGTAGAGCCTTACTACTTGTACTTGAGTTTACCAGGTCGTAAAAAGTTCATTTTGTCTTCTATAATGGGCATGGCATTGTTATCATTAATTTTTACTACCGTGATTGTAGTAGCTTATTCAAGTGCCGTAAGTCAAATATTCAAGCAACGTCAGATTTCCCAGATAAAGACAGACTTTATCAATAATATGACCCATGAATTTAAAACGCCTATTGCGACGATCAATTTGGCGCTGGATTCTCTGAAACATCCCAAAATAGCCGCAGATCCCGAAAAGGTTAAGAACTATTTGAGAATGATACGTGAGGAAAATAAACGTATGCACGGTCAGGTAGAGAATGTTCTACAAATTTCCAAACTCGATAAGAATAACTTGAATATCGAGAAGGAACGAATTGACATGAATCATCTTATCGATGAAGGTATTTCACATGTACAATTATTACTGGAAGAGAAGAATGGTACTATTAAAACACATTTAGGAGCTCTTAGAACGGTTGTTCTAGGTAATGAAAGCCACATGACAAATGTGTTGGTAAACATCTTAGAGAATGCCATAAAATACACAGAAGAAGCACCGGTAATCGACGTGTATACTGAAAACGTAAAAAATAAAATTGTCATCAAAATACGAGATCAAGGTATTGGGATGGCAAAGTCAGCGCAACGTAAGGTGTTTCAGAAATTTTTTAGGGAGCACACTGGAGACATTCACAATGTCAAAGGTCATGGTTTAGGTCTTGCGTATTCTAAAAGAATTTTGGAAGATCACAATGGTGATATTTTTGTGCAAAGTGTAAAAGGAAAGGGAAGTACGTTCTCCATACACTTGCCGCTTATAGTTTGA
- a CDS encoding response regulator transcription factor, whose protein sequence is METENKKILLVEDDPNFGTVLKDYLIMNDFDVVHAKNGMEGFEKFKKDNYDLCILDVMMPYKDGFTLAKEIREKNEDVPIVFLTAKAMKEDVLRGYKVGADDYLNKPFDSEVLLMKVKAIIQRKGQDSIADSKEFEFQIGNFHLNSKLRFLSYNDQEPIKLSPKENELLRLLALHLNDLMPRELALTKIWRDDNYFTSRSMDVYIAKLRKYLKPDDNVEIVNIHGEGFRLLVKDQVDY, encoded by the coding sequence ATGGAAACTGAAAACAAAAAAATACTACTCGTCGAGGACGATCCCAACTTTGGAACAGTATTGAAAGACTACCTTATCATGAACGATTTTGACGTGGTTCACGCAAAAAACGGTATGGAAGGTTTTGAAAAATTTAAAAAGGACAACTATGACCTTTGTATTCTAGATGTAATGATGCCTTATAAGGATGGGTTTACTCTTGCAAAGGAAATACGTGAAAAGAATGAAGATGTGCCGATCGTTTTCTTGACTGCCAAAGCCATGAAAGAAGATGTATTGAGAGGTTATAAGGTAGGAGCAGACGATTACCTGAATAAGCCTTTTGATAGTGAGGTACTTTTAATGAAAGTAAAGGCCATCATTCAACGTAAAGGACAAGACAGTATTGCTGATTCTAAAGAATTTGAATTCCAGATTGGAAACTTCCACTTGAATTCAAAGCTTAGATTTTTATCCTACAATGATCAAGAGCCTATAAAACTATCTCCTAAGGAAAATGAACTTCTTAGATTACTAGCTTTACACTTAAACGACCTTATGCCGCGTGAGCTTGCGCTGACTAAGATCTGGAGAGATGATAACTACTTCACTTCAAGATCAATGGACGTTTATATTGCAAAATTGCGTAAGTATCTTAAGCCAGATGACAATGTTGAAATCGTGAACATACACGGTGAAGGTTTCCGTCTATTGGTTAAGGATCAAGTAGATTACTAG
- the miaA gene encoding tRNA (adenosine(37)-N6)-dimethylallyltransferase MiaA, with the protein MSTKKLITIIGPTAVGKTALSIAFAKAYKTHIISCDSRQFFKEMTIGTAVPEPEELAAAPHHFIQNLSIHDSYSVGDFERDALSTLAGLFATNDVVIMVGGSALYEKAVTHGLDEFPDVPDEVIDTLNNELEQDGLDKLVTELKEIDPEYALTADLENPRRVIRALSVYRASGKTYSSFLGRKKTERDFEVIKVGLEAPRPTLYDRINQRVDVMLENGLLEEARELLPYKNLTPLKTVGYQELFPYFEGDYGLDEAIRLIKRNSRRFAKRQMTWYRKDPEVNWFSYNTSHTEIVRRVEELFMEPK; encoded by the coding sequence ATGTCCACTAAGAAACTCATTACCATCATAGGTCCTACCGCTGTGGGAAAGACTGCTTTGAGTATCGCTTTTGCGAAAGCGTACAAAACACACATCATTTCCTGCGACTCAAGACAGTTCTTCAAGGAAATGACCATAGGCACGGCCGTTCCAGAACCTGAAGAACTAGCTGCGGCACCTCACCACTTCATTCAGAATTTGAGCATTCATGATTCCTATTCCGTTGGTGATTTTGAAAGAGATGCGTTATCTACCCTAGCAGGTTTATTCGCTACCAATGATGTCGTGATCATGGTAGGCGGCAGTGCACTATATGAGAAAGCGGTAACTCATGGACTGGATGAATTCCCAGATGTTCCTGATGAAGTCATTGACACGCTCAATAATGAGCTGGAGCAAGATGGACTTGATAAATTAGTGACAGAATTAAAGGAAATTGACCCAGAATATGCGCTTACGGCAGATCTGGAGAATCCGCGGCGCGTAATAAGGGCTTTAAGTGTTTACCGCGCAAGTGGTAAAACTTACTCCAGTTTTTTGGGTAGAAAAAAGACTGAACGAGATTTTGAAGTAATTAAAGTCGGGCTAGAAGCGCCAAGACCTACTTTGTATGACAGGATCAACCAACGTGTTGATGTCATGCTTGAAAATGGATTACTCGAAGAAGCTAGAGAATTGCTTCCTTACAAAAATTTGACACCTCTTAAAACAGTAGGCTATCAGGAGCTTTTTCCCTATTTTGAAGGTGACTATGGTCTCGATGAAGCGATCAGACTTATCAAAAGAAATTCGAGAAGGTTTGCCAAGCGGCAAATGACATGGTATCGCAAGGATCCAGAGGTAAATTGGTTCTCCTACAACACAAGCCACACAGAGATTGTGCGGCGTGTTGAAGAATTATTTATGGAACCTAAATAA
- a CDS encoding ion transporter: protein MPKSNVQPTSEWRRKLHEVIYEADTPSGKLFDVILLIVIIFSVILVLLESVPALGSKYSEEFIFAEWIITIFFTIEYFLRIISINKPTKYIFSFYGIIDFLSTVPLYLTFLLPGGYNALLAVRSLRLLRVFRILKITRFIGEADKLSKAIKSSLPKILVFLFAVLVISIIMGTLMYLVEGAESGFVSIPVSIYWCIVTLTTVGFGDIAPVTPMGQFLATIIMIMGYGIIAVPTGIVSAEYTTGVKSQAPTPGKNPNYRHVNTQVCQNCHAKKHQDGASYCHECGYSL, encoded by the coding sequence ATGCCTAAAAGTAACGTCCAACCTACCAGCGAGTGGAGAAGAAAACTTCATGAAGTCATTTATGAAGCCGACACGCCTTCTGGTAAGTTGTTTGACGTTATATTATTAATAGTCATCATATTTAGTGTCATACTGGTGTTGCTGGAAAGCGTACCAGCATTGGGCTCTAAGTACTCTGAAGAATTCATTTTTGCAGAATGGATCATCACCATTTTCTTCACGATTGAATACTTTCTGAGGATCATATCTATCAATAAGCCCACAAAATACATTTTCAGTTTTTATGGGATTATTGACTTTCTTTCTACCGTACCGCTATACTTAACCTTCTTACTTCCTGGCGGTTATAATGCACTGTTAGCCGTGCGTTCCTTGCGATTGCTGCGCGTCTTTAGAATATTAAAAATCACCAGATTTATAGGTGAAGCAGACAAGTTGTCCAAAGCGATAAAGTCCAGCCTACCTAAAATTCTTGTCTTTCTATTTGCCGTACTTGTCATTTCCATCATCATGGGAACCCTTATGTATCTGGTAGAAGGTGCAGAAAGCGGTTTCGTAAGCATACCCGTTTCCATTTACTGGTGTATCGTGACCTTGACGACCGTTGGTTTTGGCGATATCGCACCGGTGACGCCCATGGGTCAGTTTCTCGCTACCATCATCATGATTATGGGTTATGGAATTATTGCGGTACCTACCGGTATTGTAAGTGCAGAATATACAACAGGTGTAAAGAGCCAAGCCCCAACGCCAGGTAAAAACCCCAACTACAGACACGTCAACACACAGGTTTGCCAGAACTGCCACGCAAAGAAACATCAAGACGGTGCGAGCTACTGTCATGAATGTGGTTATTCCTTATAG